In one window of Arachis ipaensis cultivar K30076 chromosome B06, Araip1.1, whole genome shotgun sequence DNA:
- the LOC110263920 gene encoding uncharacterized protein LOC110263920 yields MTEQMRDRERDAVEDREGACERELIAAAAVVSSLSPLLGIHRREPSLSAPPSELPPLCSGIHPEHGSSSEKLHVKIKVVGEPPEFLAAVGAAAGSARDCGCSILLLP; encoded by the exons ATGACTGAACAGATGAGAGATAGAGAGAGGGATGCCGTCGAGGATAGAGAAGGAGCTTGCGAGAGAGAGCTCATTGCCGCTGCTGCTGTGGTTTCCTCACTATCACCGTTGTTGGGTATTCACCGGAGGGAGCCATCGTTGTCAGCGCCGCCGTCGGAGTTACCACCGCTTTGTTCCGGCATCCATCCTGAGCAcg GGTCGAGTTCCGAGAAATTGCATGTCAAAATTAAGGTTGTGGGTGAACCACCGGAGTTTCTGGCCGCTGTTGGAGCTGCCGCCGGGTCAGCTCGGGATTGCGGCTGCTCTATTCTACTATTACCGTAA